One region of Deinococcus planocerae genomic DNA includes:
- a CDS encoding DinB family protein: MVGEQPAFGKAVGNLFPGGPANVSWERALEGLGAEDAARVPEMLPHSVAQIVAHVAFWQDFLLEEAGGGAPLRPEYAAGGWPAPGPWEEEQARLLTGQGRLRALARDPAFTATPTREGHPWAAMLANFAGHGLYHLGQVVTIRQALGLWPPPGGGDTW; this comes from the coding sequence GTGGTAGGAGAGCAACCCGCCTTCGGGAAGGCGGTCGGGAACCTGTTTCCCGGTGGTCCGGCGAACGTCTCGTGGGAGCGGGCGCTGGAGGGGCTGGGCGCGGAAGACGCGGCGCGGGTGCCGGAGATGTTACCGCACTCGGTGGCGCAGATCGTCGCTCACGTGGCCTTCTGGCAGGACTTTCTGCTGGAGGAGGCGGGGGGGGGCGCCCCTCTCCGGCCCGAGTACGCGGCGGGCGGCTGGCCTGCGCCGGGACCGTGGGAGGAGGAGCAGGCCCGGCTCCTCACAGGGCAGGGGCGGCTGCGGGCGCTGGCGCGTGACCCGGCCTTCACCGCCACCCCGACCCGCGAGGGCCACCCCTGGGCCGCGATGCTCGCCAACTTCGCGGGGCACGGCCTCTACCACCTCGGACAGGTCGTCACCATCCGGCAGGCGCTGGGACTCTGGCCGCCGCCGGGCGGGGGGGACACGTGGTAG
- a CDS encoding DinB family protein — protein sequence MTTDPQMDRNERAQLAFARLLPKLFRGGQAFVGVEASLSGLDAETATRRPDGLPHSVAELVAHVNWWNRWMLDIIEMGQALPYPARAADTWPAVREEDWPRVKAEFYELLARVDTHTARPDLANPVNHEETIGELLADFALHTAHHFGQVVTVRQALRAWPPPGGGDTW from the coding sequence ATGACGACCGACCCCCAGATGGACAGGAACGAGCGCGCCCAGCTCGCCTTCGCCCGACTGCTGCCCAAGCTCTTCCGGGGCGGGCAGGCGTTTGTGGGCGTGGAGGCGTCCTTGAGCGGGCTCGACGCGGAGACGGCCACGCGGCGGCCCGACGGTCTGCCGCACTCGGTGGCCGAACTCGTCGCGCACGTGAACTGGTGGAACCGCTGGATGCTGGACATCATCGAGATGGGCCAGGCGCTGCCCTACCCGGCCCGCGCGGCGGACACCTGGCCCGCCGTGCGGGAGGAGGACTGGCCGCGCGTGAAGGCCGAGTTCTACGAGCTGCTCGCGCGGGTGGACACGCACACCGCCCGGCCCGACCTCGCCAACCCGGTCAACCACGAGGAGACCATCGGGGAGCTGCTGGCGGACTTCGCGCTGCACACGGCGCACCACTTCGGGCAGGTGGTGACGGTGCGGCAGGCACTCAGGGCGTGGCCGCCTCCCGGGGGTGGGGACACGTGGTAG
- a CDS encoding DUF4180 domain-containing protein, with product MSAVIRTASELGVALRTPGDVSRIVGAAYDLGGLILTEADLSPEFFRLRDGLAGEAFQKFTNYSIRVALVLPDFHAHGERFAELAHEHRAHRWIRFVHTEEEARAWLQAASRP from the coding sequence ATGAGTGCCGTGATCAGGACCGCGAGCGAGCTGGGGGTCGCCCTCCGCACGCCGGGGGACGTGTCCCGCATCGTGGGCGCGGCCTACGATCTCGGCGGGCTGATTCTGACCGAAGCCGACCTGTCTCCCGAGTTCTTCCGCCTGCGGGACGGGCTGGCGGGCGAGGCGTTCCAGAAGTTCACGAACTACAGTATCCGGGTCGCGCTCGTGCTGCCGGACTTCCACGCGCACGGCGAACGCTTCGCGGAACTGGCCCATGAGCACAGGGCCCACCGCTGGATTCGCTTCGTCCACACCGAGGAGGAGGCGCGGGCGTGGTTGCAGGCCGCCTCCCGCCCCTGA
- a CDS encoding L-glutamate gamma-semialdehyde dehydrogenase — translation MTSTLMEGFLPFEHEPYFPFSREDVAQAQREAYRRVRERYVGRTFPLSLGGERVESGETFEVRNPADTREVVWRFPKATPEQLEQAVASAKEAFETWRFSDPMQRATIFKRAGELLRARRMEFNAVMGLENGKNWAEADGEVAECVDHFEVFARETLKWAQGKPVYPMPDEHVTTVYEPIGVVAVISPWNFPAAIPLGMALGAIAAGNTVVWKPASETPLSSLLLVELLFEAGLPRNVIQFITGTDEVLGDPLVDHRDVRMIAFTGSKEIGCRIMERAAKVQPGQRWLKRVMAEMGGKDPTVVCADADLDAAATGIVQAAFGYAGQKCSACSRVIAEEGVYDALLDKVVSLARELKVGSPEENAPLGPVIHEGSARRIMGYIENGKQTARLVLGGERADSGEREGGYVQPTIFADVDPKDPLFQEEIFGPVLTFTRARDWRHAIDLANDSEYGLTAAFYSRDPGKINEARRLMHVGNLYINRKCTGALSGTHAFGGYNMSGTNAKVGGPDYLFWFVQTKTVAQKY, via the coding sequence ATGACGAGCACGCTGATGGAGGGCTTTCTCCCCTTCGAGCACGAACCGTACTTCCCGTTCAGCCGCGAGGACGTGGCGCAGGCGCAGCGGGAGGCTTACCGCCGGGTACGGGAGAGATACGTGGGCCGCACCTTCCCGCTGTCCCTGGGGGGCGAGCGGGTGGAGAGCGGGGAGACCTTCGAGGTCCGCAACCCCGCCGACACGCGCGAGGTGGTGTGGCGTTTCCCCAAGGCGACGCCCGAGCAACTGGAGCAGGCCGTGGCGTCCGCAAAAGAGGCGTTCGAGACGTGGCGCTTCTCCGACCCGATGCAGCGGGCGACCATCTTCAAGCGGGCGGGCGAACTGCTGCGCGCCCGGCGGATGGAGTTCAATGCCGTGATGGGGCTGGAGAACGGCAAGAACTGGGCCGAGGCCGACGGCGAGGTCGCCGAGTGTGTGGACCACTTCGAGGTCTTTGCCCGCGAGACGCTGAAGTGGGCGCAGGGCAAGCCCGTCTACCCCATGCCGGACGAGCACGTCACCACCGTCTACGAACCTATCGGCGTCGTCGCGGTGATCAGCCCGTGGAATTTCCCGGCGGCGATTCCGCTCGGTATGGCGTTGGGGGCCATCGCGGCGGGGAACACGGTGGTTTGGAAGCCCGCCTCCGAGACGCCGTTGTCGAGCCTCCTCCTCGTGGAGCTGTTGTTCGAGGCGGGGTTGCCCCGGAACGTCATCCAGTTCATCACCGGGACGGACGAGGTGCTGGGCGATCCGCTGGTGGACCACAGGGACGTGCGGATGATCGCCTTCACGGGCTCCAAGGAGATCGGCTGCCGGATCATGGAGCGCGCGGCAAAGGTGCAGCCCGGGCAGCGGTGGCTCAAGCGCGTCATGGCCGAGATGGGCGGCAAGGACCCCACGGTGGTGTGCGCCGACGCCGATCTCGACGCCGCCGCGACGGGCATCGTGCAGGCCGCCTTCGGGTACGCCGGGCAGAAGTGCTCCGCGTGCAGCCGCGTGATCGCTGAAGAGGGCGTGTACGACGCGCTGCTTGACAAGGTTGTGTCGCTCGCCCGCGAGTTGAAGGTCGGGTCGCCCGAGGAGAACGCCCCCCTCGGTCCCGTCATCCACGAGGGGAGCGCGCGGCGGATCATGGGCTACATCGAGAACGGGAAGCAGACGGCGCGACTCGTCCTGGGCGGGGAGCGGGCGGACAGCGGGGAACGCGAGGGCGGGTACGTGCAGCCCACCATCTTCGCGGACGTGGACCCGAAGGACCCCCTCTTCCAGGAGGAGATTTTCGGGCCGGTGCTGACCTTCACCCGGGCGCGCGACTGGCGCCATGCCATCGACCTCGCCAACGACTCGGAGTACGGGCTGACCGCCGCCTTCTACAGCCGCGACCCCGGCAAGATCAACGAGGCGCGGCGGCTGATGCACGTCGGGAATCTCTACATCAACCGCAAGTGCACGGGGGCGCTCTCCGGCACCCACGCCTTCGGGGGGTACAACATGAGCGGCACGAACGCCAAGGTGGGGGGGCCCGACTACCTCTTCTGGTTCGTGCAGACGAAGACGGTGGCGCAGAAATATTGA
- a CDS encoding TetR/AcrR family transcriptional regulator encodes MPRPRKEDARDTRELVLAAASALLHEYGYLGVSMDAVAERVGVRKASLYHHFPGGKEQVVLELAERAIGRDAAGFARAIRDHMTARARLTAIATYVFSGPVQTGRVVRDALRFLPQEHQTHVFDLFSRLNYLQIRQVIEDGVASGELRPHDSERSAWAFLDLVSEMGSGGETPRDASLATWIAALLIDGLGA; translated from the coding sequence ATGCCGCGCCCGCGCAAGGAAGACGCCCGAGACACGCGCGAACTGGTGCTGGCGGCGGCGAGCGCGCTACTGCACGAGTACGGCTACCTGGGGGTCTCGATGGACGCCGTGGCCGAGAGGGTGGGTGTCCGCAAGGCGAGCCTGTACCACCACTTCCCGGGGGGCAAGGAACAGGTCGTCCTGGAACTCGCCGAGCGGGCCATCGGGCGTGACGCCGCCGGGTTCGCGCGGGCGATCCGGGATCACATGACCGCCCGCGCCCGCCTGACCGCCATCGCCACCTACGTCTTCTCCGGCCCGGTGCAGACGGGACGCGTGGTGCGCGACGCCCTGCGGTTCCTGCCCCAGGAGCACCAGACCCATGTCTTCGACCTCTTCTCCCGGCTGAATTACCTCCAGATTCGTCAGGTGATCGAAGACGGCGTGGCCTCGGGCGAATTGCGCCCCCACGACAGCGAGCGCAGCGCCTGGGCTTTCCTGGATCTCGTCTCCGAGATGGGCTCGGGAGGGGAAACGCCGCGCGACGCCAGCCTGGCGACGTGGATTGCAGCCCTGCTCATTGACGGCCTCGGTGCCTAA
- a CDS encoding TspO/MBR family protein translates to MTTLTRSRSRSAPRFRWWHALGIFAAANAVSILPAGVNGNEAFYNDFKRPTVAPPDWLFPPMWLFLNVTSLIALARVANDPEQTGDHRKVYVLEGSGWVLFAAFNTVYFGLRSPVLGAADTAAGLAVGAGSLVYSLKVDRRAGLLILPRVLWLLLATYVSVWVARHNRDEFLSRGRS, encoded by the coding sequence GTGACGACCTTGACCCGTTCCCGTTCCCGTTCCGCCCCCCGGTTCCGCTGGTGGCATGCCCTGGGCATCTTCGCCGCCGCCAACGCCGTGAGCATCCTGCCTGCTGGTGTCAATGGTAACGAGGCGTTCTACAACGACTTCAAGCGTCCCACCGTCGCCCCGCCCGACTGGCTCTTCCCGCCGATGTGGCTCTTTCTCAACGTCACGTCCCTGATCGCCCTTGCGCGGGTCGCCAACGACCCCGAGCAGACCGGGGACCACCGCAAGGTATACGTGCTCGAAGGCAGCGGCTGGGTGCTGTTCGCGGCCTTCAACACCGTGTATTTCGGGCTGAGGAGCCCGGTGCTGGGGGCCGCGGACACGGCGGCGGGCCTGGCCGTGGGGGCGGGGAGCCTCGTCTACAGCCTGAAGGTGGACCGCCGCGCGGGCCTGCTGATCCTGCCGCGGGTCCTGTGGCTGCTGCTCGCCACCTACGTCTCGGTCTGGGTCGCCCGGCACAACCGGGACGAGTTCCTGAGCCGCGGCAGGAGCTAA
- a CDS encoding ROK family protein: MAQDDTSPPLLALDIGGTSIRAALIEGGRVTERRETRTPKPAHPDAVIAAALDLTGPLAPGASALGVACAGAVAGGRVTATAAHTFPGWTDITLAERLGAGLGLPCAALNDARAAAWGEFAAGAGRGAGEFMFITVSTGVGAGPVLGGRLHLAANGLDAELGFVSVPAAWSPGAEVPTLGPLGPLEFETSGTALGARARVLGHADARALCDAAEDGDAVADAAYLHSAARIAWKVADVAALLGVTRVALGGSVGLRPGYLARVRDSLTHFPARYRPEVVHAELGADAGLIGAALWAQGQG; this comes from the coding sequence CTGGCTCAAGACGACACCTCTCCCCCCCTGCTCGCCCTCGACATCGGGGGCACGTCCATCCGCGCCGCGTTGATCGAGGGGGGACGCGTGACCGAGCGGCGGGAGACGCGCACGCCGAAGCCCGCCCACCCGGACGCCGTGATCGCCGCCGCCCTGGACCTCACCGGGCCTCTCGCCCCGGGAGCCTCCGCCCTCGGTGTGGCCTGCGCGGGGGCCGTCGCCGGGGGACGGGTGACCGCCACCGCCGCCCACACCTTCCCCGGCTGGACGGACATCACCCTGGCCGAGCGGCTGGGCGCGGGGCTGGGCCTGCCGTGCGCCGCCCTGAACGATGCCCGCGCCGCCGCCTGGGGCGAGTTCGCCGCCGGGGCGGGACGGGGGGCGGGCGAGTTCATGTTCATCACCGTCAGCACCGGGGTGGGGGCGGGGCCCGTGCTGGGTGGGCGGCTGCACCTCGCCGCGAACGGGCTGGACGCCGAACTGGGCTTCGTCAGCGTGCCCGCCGCGTGGTCACCGGGGGCCGAGGTCCCGACGCTGGGTCCGCTCGGCCCGCTGGAGTTCGAGACGAGCGGCACGGCGCTGGGGGCGCGGGCCCGGGTCCTCGGCCACGCCGACGCCCGCGCCCTGTGCGACGCCGCCGAGGACGGGGACGCCGTGGCCGACGCCGCCTACCTGCACTCCGCCGCCCGCATCGCCTGGAAAGTCGCCGACGTGGCCGCCCTGCTGGGGGTGACGCGGGTGGCCCTGGGCGGCAGCGTGGGCTTGCGTCCCGGGTATCTGGCGCGGGTGCGGGACTCACTCACCCACTTCCCCGCCCGTTACCGCCCCGAGGTCGTCCACGCCGAGCTGGGGGCGGACGCGGGGCTGATCGGGGCGGCGCTGTGGGCTCAGGGGCAGGGTTAG
- a CDS encoding DUF4127 family protein, producing MSASPRLLLIPPDTRPPTLNLPVGLARMTGAEVRVPPLEALPHFFTPGDTGRLREWLLNEAPHADALIVCLETLCLGGMIPARRVSDPLDLALERLGALQEARRLNPNLRVYAFGVIVRVAHDNDPHEEKPYYGEWGRELRAYSTAFDRHARHGAGELEALEAAHAALPADVLADWVSTRERNRALHLAALDLLAEGTLTHLCLTLDDTTPYGLAAFDRRMLEARADELGVWDRLDVYPGADEVPCALIARALRPEKTRIWVRYSGILGAGAELIYEDRPAGELVRTHLRAAGCVPANTPEEADFILAVNTPGTRQASFQPDFATVDTPHRHLLAFVDDLRDDLAAGRTVSLADIAYPNGAERRLWTLMQGLPLARLAGYGAWNTAGNTLGSAVAFGKLAPLVRDRAAYAEALFSRMVDDALYQAFARAEVRARLNNPSPFDLGEQLGAAEAHLREIITPRIQTLWERHFAGTGLRLEVGEAHLAWPRLFTGVFPLTVSAAGGWESAPGED from the coding sequence ATGAGCGCCTCCCCCCGCCTGCTGCTGATCCCCCCCGACACGCGCCCCCCCACCCTCAACCTCCCCGTGGGGCTGGCCCGCATGACGGGGGCCGAGGTCCGCGTGCCGCCCCTGGAGGCCCTGCCGCATTTCTTCACGCCGGGCGACACCGGGCGGCTGCGCGAGTGGCTGCTGAACGAGGCACCGCACGCCGACGCCCTCATCGTCTGCCTGGAGACGCTGTGCCTCGGCGGCATGATCCCGGCGCGGCGGGTGTCGGACCCACTGGACCTTGCCCTGGAACGGCTGGGAGCGTTGCAGGAGGCGAGGCGGCTCAACCCGAATCTGCGCGTCTATGCCTTCGGGGTGATCGTCCGGGTGGCGCACGACAACGACCCGCACGAGGAAAAGCCCTACTACGGCGAGTGGGGCCGCGAGTTGCGGGCGTACTCCACCGCGTTCGACCGCCACGCGCGGCACGGCGCGGGGGAATTGGAAGCCCTGGAGGCGGCCCACGCGGCCCTTCCGGCAGACGTGCTCGCCGACTGGGTGAGCACCCGCGAGCGCAACCGGGCGCTCCACCTCGCGGCGCTCGACCTGCTCGCGGAAGGCACGCTGACCCACCTGTGCCTCACGCTGGACGACACCACCCCCTACGGCCTCGCCGCCTTCGACCGCCGGATGCTGGAGGCGCGGGCGGACGAGCTGGGCGTGTGGGACCGTTTGGACGTGTACCCCGGCGCGGACGAGGTGCCGTGTGCCCTGATTGCGCGGGCGTTAAGGCCGGAGAAGACGCGAATCTGGGTGCGTTACAGCGGCATCCTGGGTGCGGGCGCGGAGTTGATCTACGAGGACCGCCCGGCGGGGGAACTCGTGCGGACACACCTGCGGGCGGCGGGGTGCGTACCTGCGAACACTCCCGAGGAGGCCGATTTCATCCTCGCCGTGAACACGCCGGGCACGAGACAGGCGAGCTTTCAACCCGACTTCGCCACCGTGGACACGCCGCACCGTCACCTCCTCGCCTTCGTGGACGACCTGCGGGACGATCTGGCGGCGGGCCGGACGGTGAGCCTCGCGGACATCGCCTACCCCAACGGGGCGGAGCGGCGGCTGTGGACGCTGATGCAGGGTCTGCCCCTCGCCCGGCTGGCGGGCTACGGCGCGTGGAATACGGCGGGCAACACGCTGGGGAGTGCGGTCGCCTTCGGCAAGCTCGCGCCCCTGGTGCGGGACCGGGCGGCGTACGCAGAAGCTCTCTTTTCCCGCATGGTGGACGACGCGCTGTATCAGGCGTTCGCGCGGGCGGAGGTCCGCGCACGACTGAATAACCCCAGTCCCTTCGACCTGGGGGAGCAACTGGGGGCGGCGGAAGCGCATCTGCGGGAGATCATCACCCCCAGAATTCAGACGCTGTGGGAGCGGCATTTTGCGGGAACGGGGTTGAGGCTGGAAGTCGGCGAAGCCCACCTCGCCTGGCCCCGGCTGTTCACAGGCGTGTTTCCGCTCACCGTGAGCGCCGCTGGGGGGTGGGAGTCGGCGCCCGGCGAAGATTAA
- the argC gene encoding N-acetyl-gamma-glutamyl-phosphate reductase, with protein sequence MTGQEQLSVAIVGGSGYAGGEFLRLALGHPHLNVTQVTSERSAGQPVALVHPNLRGRTNLKFRKAAELEEADIIVLALPHGSAAKRIGEFEGKGRVIVDLSADFRLKDPEVYRATYGEDHPTPDRLGEWVYGNPELHREELRGATRIACAGCFATGVILALYPLLKLGVLLPKDIIATGLVGSSAAGASATEASHHPERAGSLRVYKPVGHRHTAEVQQELPGNFPIHLTAISTPRVRGILSTLQAWIPDGYSDRDVWSAYREVYGAEPFIRIVKVAKGIHRYPDPMLLDGTNYCDLGFEMDVDSGRVVLMSAIDNLVKGTAGHAIQSLNVAHGWEETTGLEFAGLHPA encoded by the coding sequence ATGACTGGTCAAGAGCAGCTTTCGGTCGCCATCGTGGGGGGCAGCGGGTACGCGGGGGGGGAGTTCCTGCGGCTGGCGCTGGGGCACCCGCATCTCAACGTCACGCAGGTGACGAGCGAGCGCAGCGCGGGGCAGCCCGTGGCGCTCGTCCACCCCAACCTGCGGGGCCGCACCAACCTCAAGTTCCGCAAGGCGGCGGAGCTGGAGGAGGCCGACATCATCGTCCTTGCCCTGCCGCACGGGAGCGCGGCGAAGCGCATCGGGGAGTTCGAGGGGAAGGGGCGGGTGATCGTGGACCTGTCGGCGGACTTCCGCCTCAAGGACCCGGAGGTGTACCGGGCGACATATGGAGAGGACCACCCGACGCCCGACCGCCTGGGTGAGTGGGTGTACGGCAATCCGGAGCTGCACCGCGAGGAGTTGCGCGGCGCGACCCGGATCGCCTGCGCGGGGTGCTTCGCGACCGGGGTGATCCTGGCGCTGTACCCGCTGCTCAAGCTGGGGGTGCTGCTTCCCAAGGACATCATTGCCACGGGGCTCGTGGGGTCGAGCGCGGCGGGGGCGAGCGCGACGGAGGCCTCGCACCACCCCGAGCGGGCGGGGAGCCTGCGGGTGTACAAGCCGGTCGGGCACCGCCACACCGCCGAGGTGCAGCAGGAGCTTCCCGGCAACTTCCCCATCCACCTCACCGCAATCAGCACGCCGAGGGTGCGGGGCATCCTCTCGACCCTCCAGGCGTGGATTCCTGACGGGTACTCCGACCGGGACGTGTGGAGCGCCTACCGTGAGGTGTACGGTGCTGAACCCTTCATCCGCATCGTGAAGGTCGCCAAGGGCATCCACCGCTACCCCGACCCCATGCTTCTCGACGGCACGAACTACTGCGACCTGGGCTTCGAGATGGACGTGGACTCGGGCCGCGTGGTGCTGATGAGCGCCATCGACAACCTCGTGAAGGGCACGGCGGGGCACGCCATCCAGAGCCTCAACGTCGCCCACGGCTGGGAGGAGACGACGGGGCTGGAGTTCGCGGGGCTGCACCCGGCCTGA
- a CDS encoding NUDIX hydrolase: protein MRGVLWRSASEGVRHKWGVVAFLRNPSGELFIPRRAAHKTRWPSALDFSVGGLVMAGESCDRAFLREAREELNLDVEATGWRVAGTFDPFHHDLRCFARVYEVPFEGIPALNPDDFSGGEWLTSDEVRRRAEAGDPVNGDLLTVLDLVYGKQ, encoded by the coding sequence GTGAGGGGCGTGCTGTGGCGTTCAGCGTCGGAGGGGGTCAGGCACAAGTGGGGAGTGGTGGCTTTCCTACGCAACCCGTCAGGCGAACTCTTCATCCCGCGCCGGGCTGCTCACAAGACCCGCTGGCCCAGTGCGCTCGACTTCAGCGTGGGCGGGCTGGTGATGGCGGGAGAGTCCTGCGACCGAGCCTTCCTCCGCGAGGCCCGGGAGGAGCTGAATCTCGACGTGGAGGCGACAGGCTGGCGGGTGGCGGGAACGTTCGACCCGTTCCACCACGACCTACGCTGCTTCGCCCGCGTGTACGAGGTGCCGTTCGAGGGCATCCCAGCCCTTAACCCCGACGACTTCAGCGGCGGCGAGTGGCTGACGTCGGACGAGGTGCGGAGGCGGGCCGAGGCGGGAGACCCCGTGAACGGCGACCTTCTTACGGTCCTCGACTTAGTGTATGGCAAGCAGTAA
- a CDS encoding LysE family translocator, producing the protein MADPSTLALFVVAALALLAVPGPSVLYIVARSLHQGRRAGLVSALGVQTGGLVHVLAAAVGLSALVLSSALLFSAVKYLGAAYLVFLGVRTLLAPAEVHAVQMPTPKRLGQVFWQGALVNALNPKTALFFLAFLPQFVRPERGPVALQTLTLGALFLLLATLSDGTYALLAGTVGKRLQGNRLFARRQKYVTGGVYIALGIGTATVGHK; encoded by the coding sequence ATGGCCGACCCCTCCACCCTCGCCCTCTTCGTCGTCGCCGCGCTCGCGCTGCTAGCCGTGCCGGGTCCCTCGGTCCTCTACATCGTCGCGCGCAGCCTGCACCAGGGGAGGCGGGCGGGGCTGGTGTCCGCGCTCGGCGTGCAGACGGGCGGCCTCGTCCACGTGCTCGCGGCGGCGGTCGGGCTCTCGGCGCTCGTCCTGTCGTCCGCCCTGCTGTTCAGCGCGGTGAAGTACCTGGGGGCAGCGTACCTCGTGTTTCTCGGCGTGCGGACGCTGCTCGCCCCCGCGGAGGTCCACGCGGTCCAGATGCCCACCCCCAAACGCCTCGGCCAGGTCTTCTGGCAGGGTGCTCTCGTCAACGCACTCAACCCCAAGACGGCCCTCTTCTTCCTGGCCTTCCTCCCGCAGTTCGTTCGCCCCGAGCGCGGCCCGGTGGCCCTCCAGACGCTGACGCTGGGTGCCTTGTTCCTGCTGCTGGCGACCCTCAGCGACGGCACCTATGCCCTGCTGGCGGGCACGGTCGGGAAGCGGCTGCAAGGCAACCGGCTCTTTGCGCGGCGGCAGAAGTACGTGACGGGAGGCGTCTACATCGCGTTGGGAATCGGCACGGCCACGGTCGGGCACAAGTAG
- a CDS encoding beta-N-acetylhexosaminidase: MRLASIFLSTALLSPALATPLPVTSVPDARAVQPSSNLVPQPKKAEFPAGTLPVSGLGVRVVGNAPELGWAVRDLRGEWKTRLGANLPDGGSRSIVIGTRADAGLAAKARAAGLYTEAVEGYALWVDGTGAYVVGADPKGAYYGAQTLQQLLTPGGIRFARVQDAPALKQRVAMLYLDGSGGAVNDRLIPMLAGLKYNAVLVMSNYVQWDVARAGGWAHPGGATKAEAARVAKLAREHGLEVIPLIETLGHTQWMFQGGKNLDLVQDPDSQNPFAYDTLNPQTYDRVIFPVLREAVQVFQPGVIHIGHDEVRNRDRFPARANGKAAGFERLFVDDTVKLHDFLKAQNVGTMIWHDAAFADSVIDTLPARLPKDIQVAYWAYAPGSEFPMLARIKALGFPVLGASWHEPGNAEGLAGAAARVGAAGMIQTRWSGYFGNPSIWDGQAEQGVAFVRAGASFWNPAGQVVGADAVFRDLYAPGAYRNTAGALVNLAPLVTRKLTDDDEQGWILKGPDTDLRSLPTGNVRLGSYRFDVRGAVMLRGNRAAARGLPERATVELGRKADALAFLHTTGWPSPTPRDVIGRYEVRYADGSTLNVPLEYGRNIRAWTDIVPTSMIAAPGWTGKTRDGLDVNVPVLEWANPKPGVTIQSVTLVSEGKGANPTLVGLTLIGGGK; the protein is encoded by the coding sequence GTGCGCCTAGCAAGCATCTTCCTATCAACCGCCCTCCTCTCCCCCGCCCTCGCCACCCCCCTCCCCGTCACCTCCGTCCCTGACGCGCGGGCCGTGCAACCCAGCTCGAACCTCGTGCCCCAGCCGAAGAAGGCGGAGTTCCCGGCAGGCACGCTCCCCGTCTCCGGCCTCGGCGTGCGGGTGGTGGGGAACGCGCCCGAGTTGGGCTGGGCCGTGCGCGACCTGCGGGGCGAGTGGAAAACGCGGCTGGGAGCAAACCTGCCAGATGGCGGATCCCGCTCCATCGTGATCGGCACGCGGGCGGACGCGGGGCTGGCGGCGAAGGCGCGGGCGGCGGGCCTGTACACCGAGGCGGTGGAGGGGTACGCGCTGTGGGTGGACGGGACGGGGGCCTACGTGGTCGGGGCCGACCCCAAAGGAGCGTATTACGGCGCTCAGACGTTGCAACAACTGCTCACGCCGGGGGGCATCCGGTTCGCCCGCGTGCAGGACGCGCCCGCCCTGAAACAGCGGGTGGCGATGCTGTATCTCGACGGTTCGGGCGGGGCGGTGAACGACCGCCTGATTCCCATGCTGGCGGGGCTCAAGTACAACGCCGTGCTGGTGATGAGCAATTACGTCCAGTGGGACGTGGCCCGCGCGGGCGGATGGGCGCACCCCGGCGGCGCGACGAAGGCGGAGGCGGCGCGGGTGGCGAAACTGGCCCGCGAGCACGGGCTGGAGGTCATCCCCCTGATCGAAACGCTGGGGCACACCCAGTGGATGTTCCAGGGCGGGAAGAATCTCGACCTCGTGCAGGACCCGGACTCGCAGAATCCCTTCGCGTACGACACGCTCAACCCGCAGACGTACGACCGGGTGATCTTCCCCGTGCTGCGCGAGGCGGTGCAGGTCTTCCAGCCGGGGGTCATCCACATCGGCCACGACGAGGTGCGCAACCGCGACCGCTTCCCCGCGCGGGCGAACGGGAAGGCGGCGGGGTTCGAGCGGCTGTTCGTGGACGACACCGTGAAGCTCCACGACTTCCTGAAGGCGCAGAACGTGGGCACGATGATCTGGCACGACGCCGCCTTCGCGGACAGCGTGATCGACACCCTGCCCGCGCGGTTGCCCAAGGACATTCAGGTCGCGTACTGGGCCTACGCGCCGGGCAGCGAATTTCCGATGCTCGCGCGCATCAAGGCCCTGGGCTTCCCGGTGCTGGGCGCCTCCTGGCACGAGCCGGGCAACGCGGAGGGGCTCGCCGGGGCCGCCGCGCGGGTCGGGGCCGCGGGCATGATCCAGACGCGCTGGTCGGGGTACTTCGGCAACCCGAGCATCTGGGACGGGCAGGCCGAGCAGGGGGTGGCCTTCGTGCGGGCGGGGGCGAGTTTCTGGAATCCGGCGGGGCAGGTGGTGGGGGCGGACGCGGTGTTCCGGGACCTGTACGCGCCGGGAGCCTACCGAAATACGGCGGGCGCCCTGGTCAACCTCGCGCCGCTCGTGACCCGCAAGCTCACCGACGACGATGAGCAGGGCTGGATTCTCAAGGGGCCGGACACCGACCTGCGGAGCCTTCCGACCGGGAACGTGCGGCTGGGCTCCTACCGCTTCGACGTGCGCGGGGCCGTGATGCTGCGGGGGAACCGGGCGGCGGCCAGGGGACTCCCCGAGCGGGCGACGGTCGAACTGGGGCGCAAGGCGGACGCCCTCGCCTTCCTGCACACGACGGGCTGGCCCAGCCCCACCCCCCGCGACGTGATCGGGCGGTACGAGGTGCGGTATGCAGACGGGAGCACGCTCAACGTGCCGCTGGAGTACGGGCGCAACATCCGCGCCTGGACGGACATCGTACCCACGAGCATGATCGCCGCGCCGGGGTGGACGGGCAAAACGCGCGACGGCCTGGACGTGAACGTGCCCGTGCTGGAGTGGGCGAACCCCAAGCCAGGCGTCACCATCCAGAGCGTGACCCTGGTCAGCGAGGGCAAGGGGGCGAACCCGACCCTGGTCGGGCTGACGCTGATCGGCGGGGGGAAGTAG